The following DNA comes from Cellulophaga sp. HaHa_2_95.
TACCCGCTGAAAAATGAGTTTTTTTTGAACCTTATTTAGGTTTCACCACAAGTTTTGCTAGTTACACATCAATTGTTTTAAAAAAGAATATAACGGTTATACATTTGAAATGTGTTAGTTACTTATTGAGTAATAATAAAATTTTTCATTTTCATATAGTGTTCTCGTAAAAAAGCTTGTTAATCTTCCAATTAACAAGCTTTTTATTTTACATCAATCTTCACTATTACTTGTAACAGTTAAGTCCACCAATTTGGATTTCTCAAACAAGAATTAATTATTTACAAATTGGCCATTTCTATCGCTGATAATTTAAATCCTCCTACTTTAGGCTTAGCGTAATTCAATGTCACCTTCCTCTGAAGGTATGCCAAACACCAAAAACAAAATAGCATTATACTTATGTTTCAGGCTAATACGAAGGACATTAAAAGCTTTTGTAATTTGTGCTTCTACCGTTTTGGGAGATATATTTAGGTATTCTGCAATTTCAACATTAGAAAGTCCTTCTTTCTTACTTAAGGAAAATATTTCTCTACACTTCGGTGGTAGTTTTTCTATTTCTTTAGAAACTACCTGTATCATTTTTTCAATAATCTTATCATCTGAATTTTCAACTACTTCTGCCAATGACTGGTAGTATTTCATTTGAAGCATCATAACCGATTTATCCTTCTTATAACTATTAACAAATTCGTTATAAATAGATTTGTATAGAAAACTTTGGATAGAGAATTCTGCATTCAATTTTTTTCGATATTGCCA
Coding sequences within:
- a CDS encoding RNA polymerase sigma factor produces the protein MDFTNNSELIKSLRKGDEKAYMFLLDKYHRRLYGYAMSLINDHTLAEDIVQNVFLKTWQYRKKLNAEFSIQSFLYKSIYNEFVNSYKKDKSVMMLQMKYYQSLAEVVENSDDKIIEKMIQVVSKEIEKLPPKCREIFSLSKKEGLSNVEIAEYLNISPKTVEAQITKAFNVLRISLKHKYNAILFLVFGIPSEEGDIELR